The Streptomyces camelliae genome window below encodes:
- a CDS encoding dienelactone hydrolase family protein, which produces MISEMVLIPAEGAALEGDLVTPDGARGVVLVAHGSGSSRHSARNRTVAGELRTGGLGTLLMDLLSEREERHDAVTAEHRFDIPLLGRRLVAVIDWLGEQPGTKDLPVAVFGASTAAAAALVAAAERPRRVFAVISRAGRPDLAGDALEQVRAPVLLMAGDYDREVLQLNEEAARRLRTTNKLHVVPGAAHLFEEPGALEEVAQQAREWCEQQLRARQTTLSGSDAGSSPR; this is translated from the coding sequence ATGATCTCCGAGATGGTTCTGATTCCCGCCGAGGGCGCGGCGCTGGAGGGCGATCTCGTGACGCCCGACGGGGCGCGGGGGGTGGTGCTGGTCGCGCACGGCAGCGGGAGTTCCCGGCACAGCGCGCGCAACCGTACGGTCGCGGGTGAGCTGCGCACCGGCGGGCTGGGCACGCTGCTGATGGATCTGCTCAGCGAGCGGGAGGAGCGGCACGACGCGGTGACGGCCGAGCACCGGTTCGACATCCCGTTGCTGGGGCGGCGTCTGGTGGCCGTCATCGACTGGCTGGGCGAGCAGCCCGGGACGAAGGACCTGCCGGTCGCCGTGTTCGGCGCGAGCACCGCGGCCGCGGCAGCCCTGGTGGCCGCTGCCGAGCGACCTCGGCGGGTCTTCGCCGTGATCTCTCGCGCCGGGCGTCCCGACCTGGCCGGTGATGCGCTGGAGCAGGTGCGTGCACCGGTTCTGCTGATGGCCGGTGACTACGATCGTGAGGTCCTGCAACTCAACGAGGAGGCCGCACGACGGCTGCGCACCACGAACAAGCTGCACGTCGTGCCGGGCGCGGCCCATCTCTTCGAGGAACCGGGCGCCTTGGAGGAGGTCGCCCAGCAGGCCAGGGAATGGTGCGAGCAGCAGTTGCGCGCCAGGCAGACGACCTTGTCCGGGTCGGACGCAGGCTCCTCTCCGAGGTGA
- a CDS encoding GNAT family N-acetyltransferase, translating into MRTDTMASSPSPESGTTVRPLRPEDEPGVRELIAADRLPGQPHCTPETLTAAWCAPVPLVGRAMAARPQISVLTDAEDRPRGTLACLSWTDAPAGQICWVHAYEDPTALRALIGHALRVLAHCPRIEAFVGAPPGPLGPGGLPRTRRRATHNALVQTDFTGRCQGRYLHRALPAEPLPAKLVADVFPCDFPPGHRLLLREDTEPVAEAVVGTGPDRTATLYWIETTPTRRRRGLGRRLLGQALALLAEQGATEVALVLDDAQPPTCESQAAIRLFRSFGFTLVDELWTYQHRRPEPRRPGAQAAGPPDGSRSDAGQAPVRRGLVRPPRGRWSGPDDGAHSPAPAG; encoded by the coding sequence GTGCGGACGGACACCATGGCCTCCTCGCCCAGCCCCGAGAGCGGGACGACGGTGCGCCCGCTTCGCCCCGAGGACGAACCGGGTGTGCGCGAACTGATCGCTGCCGACCGGCTTCCGGGGCAGCCGCACTGCACCCCCGAGACACTGACCGCGGCGTGGTGTGCTCCCGTCCCCCTGGTCGGCCGGGCCATGGCGGCTCGGCCGCAGATCAGCGTGCTCACCGATGCCGAGGACCGCCCCCGCGGGACCCTCGCATGCCTGTCCTGGACCGATGCACCGGCGGGTCAGATCTGCTGGGTCCACGCGTACGAGGACCCCACGGCCCTGCGCGCCCTGATCGGCCACGCTCTCCGCGTCCTGGCCCACTGCCCGCGGATCGAGGCCTTCGTCGGCGCCCCGCCGGGTCCACTGGGGCCGGGCGGCCTGCCCCGCACCCGGCGCCGCGCCACCCACAACGCCCTGGTGCAGACCGACTTCACCGGCCGCTGCCAGGGCCGCTACCTGCACCGCGCGCTCCCCGCCGAGCCCCTGCCGGCCAAACTGGTCGCCGACGTCTTCCCCTGCGACTTCCCGCCGGGCCACCGGCTGCTCCTTCGCGAGGACACCGAACCGGTCGCCGAAGCCGTGGTCGGCACGGGACCCGACCGCACCGCGACGCTCTACTGGATCGAGACCACGCCCACCCGCCGACGCCGTGGCCTGGGCCGCCGACTGCTCGGGCAGGCTCTGGCCCTGCTGGCCGAGCAGGGCGCCACCGAGGTCGCGCTCGTCCTCGACGACGCCCAGCCGCCCACGTGCGAGAGCCAGGCCGCCATCCGGCTCTTCCGCTCCTTCGGCTTCACCCTCGTCGACGAGCTGTGGACCTACCAGCACCGGCGCCCCGAGCCCCGGCGGCCCGGCGCACAGGCAGCCGGCCCGCCGGACGGAAGCCGGTCAGACGCCGGTCAGGCGCCGGTCAGGCGTGGACTCGTTCGGCCGCCGCGAGGACGGTGGAGCGGGCCTGATGACGGCGCTCATAGTCCAGCACCCGCTGGGTGA
- a CDS encoding esterase/lipase family protein, whose product MGVEASRAAGRLVRLPLDVAAEGVGQLAGHFRRPAPGRDTGQDDPPPAEGDLPVLLVHGLGDGESIVAPLRRGLDGIGAGPFTTVSYHAFGPDIRAAARVLGEQVELVSAGSAERSVVVIGYSLGGLIARYYTQALGGDAYVPLVITLATPHGGTAAALLAPPHPLLRQLRPGSALLAELAGPAAGCRTRFVAFYSDFDEVVIPTSRGRIDHPDLTARNVLVPGVGHLTLPLHPPVIDQVRSLLTAARQTRSAAPLPHGPALDGNGQSPRRSRPSRDSRAETGDAEK is encoded by the coding sequence GTGGGTGTCGAGGCAAGCAGGGCCGCCGGACGGCTGGTGCGGCTCCCGCTGGACGTGGCGGCGGAAGGCGTCGGACAGCTCGCCGGGCATTTCCGTCGTCCCGCGCCCGGTCGGGACACGGGGCAGGACGACCCGCCACCGGCGGAGGGCGACCTGCCGGTTCTGTTGGTGCATGGGCTGGGCGACGGGGAATCGATCGTCGCGCCGCTGCGGCGGGGGCTGGACGGCATCGGTGCGGGGCCCTTCACCACGGTGAGCTACCACGCGTTCGGCCCGGACATCCGTGCGGCGGCCCGGGTCCTGGGTGAGCAGGTGGAGCTGGTGAGTGCCGGCAGCGCCGAGCGGAGCGTGGTCGTGATCGGCTACAGCCTGGGGGGCCTGATCGCCCGCTACTACACGCAGGCGCTCGGCGGGGACGCGTACGTGCCGCTGGTGATCACGCTGGCGACGCCGCACGGCGGGACGGCGGCGGCCCTGCTGGCACCGCCCCATCCGCTGCTGCGCCAGCTACGGCCCGGAAGCGCGCTGCTGGCCGAGCTCGCCGGGCCGGCCGCCGGCTGCCGTACCCGGTTCGTGGCCTTCTACAGCGACTTCGACGAGGTCGTGATTCCCACGTCCAGGGGCCGCATCGACCATCCCGACCTCACGGCCCGCAACGTGCTCGTGCCCGGCGTCGGCCATCTGACGCTCCCGCTGCACCCGCCGGTCATCGACCAGGTCCGCTCACTGCTGACCGCGGCGCGGCAGACCAGGTCCGCCGCGCCCCTCCCGCACGGCCCCGCACTCGACGGAAACGGCCAGTCCCCGAGGCGCAGCCGCCCTTCCCGTGACAGCCGGGCCGAAACAGGGGACGCTGAGAAGTGA
- a CDS encoding LysR family transcriptional regulator, producing MDSRYLRAFVAVADNGGISAAAHALGYAQSSVSAQLKRLEADLGVSVLVRAGTGAVLTEAGARLLPYARESLELEERMRRAARGDRTRLRIGAQESLAHAWMPEVLAALEYGAGGPDSGADVELTVAPREALERAFGAGELDLVFEYDNGSRAAGPSAVVGHDRTLLVTAPGHPLAHEDRVTPDQLLRYDFLVAERGCTSEMLVDRFGRDMLAGAQQTLLQGSMAALLRLLGHGHDITVLPQLTVARELGEGELVELRPAEPLRPVSIVARWHPRLGPAEGTVHALLALARRADPLPEATQAAQATQEAHRARTAHAS from the coding sequence GTGGACTCCCGCTACCTCCGAGCCTTCGTAGCCGTCGCAGACAACGGCGGCATCTCCGCCGCGGCCCACGCCCTGGGCTACGCCCAGTCCAGCGTGAGTGCCCAACTCAAGCGTCTGGAAGCCGACTTGGGCGTGAGTGTACTGGTGCGGGCGGGTACCGGCGCGGTGCTCACGGAGGCCGGTGCGCGGCTGCTGCCGTACGCGCGGGAGTCGCTGGAGCTGGAGGAGCGGATGCGGCGGGCGGCCCGCGGTGACCGGACCCGGCTCAGGATCGGCGCGCAGGAGTCGCTGGCCCATGCGTGGATGCCGGAGGTGCTGGCGGCACTGGAGTACGGCGCGGGCGGCCCGGACTCCGGCGCGGACGTCGAGCTGACGGTGGCGCCGCGCGAGGCGCTGGAACGGGCCTTCGGCGCGGGCGAGTTGGACCTGGTGTTCGAGTACGACAACGGCAGTCGCGCGGCCGGCCCGAGCGCGGTCGTCGGCCATGACCGGACCCTGCTGGTGACGGCGCCCGGCCATCCGCTGGCCCACGAGGACAGGGTGACGCCCGACCAGCTCCTGCGCTACGACTTCCTGGTGGCCGAGCGAGGCTGCACCTCGGAGATGCTGGTGGACCGGTTCGGCCGGGACATGCTGGCGGGCGCTCAGCAGACCCTGCTCCAGGGCTCGATGGCGGCTCTGCTGCGCCTGCTCGGCCACGGGCACGACATCACCGTGCTGCCGCAGCTGACGGTCGCGCGGGAGCTGGGGGAAGGCGAGCTGGTCGAGCTGCGGCCGGCCGAGCCGCTCCGCCCGGTCAGCATCGTCGCCCGGTGGCATCCCCGCCTGGGCCCGGCCGAGGGCACCGTACACGCCCTGCTCGCCCTGGCCCGCCGCGCGGACCCCCTCCCGGAAGCGACCCAGGCGGCACAGGCGACCCAGGAGGCACACAGGGCCCGCACGGCCCACGCGTCCTGA
- a CDS encoding MFS transporter, with protein sequence MTTVDPACRPSAPADTAVRPASRLAFAGIATGNLLVLLDTTILNVAVPDIQTSLRPGAAALPWTVDAYTVVFAGLLLAGGVFADRWGARRVYALALGLFAALSVACALAPGAGALIAGRALLGAAGAGLVPASLALLIHLYPDPARRTRAIGSWSAVAGLGAAAGPVLGGALVELGGWRLVFLVNPPLALGALLLARRLPAPPVRAARALDRPGLVLSTAGLGLLTFGLVEAGTEGWAAAVALLPLAAALACFAAVAVVERRAIAPVLPPALLALPRVRSAMVAAAVSCFAYFGGMYLLALWLQRTYDLTPLRAGLASLPLAFPVCVMPFFTGRLVARHGPRPVLLTGMTATVVAGVLLACAVGRPSLPLIVTAELALAAAGTLSIPGAAAAVAVAAPPEYAATSQGALNGIRQAGSALGVAVLGTLGSLSGAGYLLVGVGAVAVVLVAGARER encoded by the coding sequence ATGACCACAGTCGACCCCGCATGCCGGCCGTCCGCGCCGGCCGACACCGCCGTCCGCCCTGCCTCCCGGCTCGCCTTCGCCGGGATCGCCACCGGGAATCTGCTCGTCCTGCTGGACACCACGATCCTCAATGTCGCCGTGCCCGACATCCAGACCTCGCTGCGGCCCGGTGCCGCCGCGCTGCCCTGGACCGTGGACGCCTACACCGTCGTCTTCGCCGGGCTGCTGCTGGCCGGCGGGGTGTTCGCCGACCGGTGGGGTGCGCGGCGCGTGTACGCCCTGGCGCTCGGGCTGTTCGCCGCGCTGTCCGTGGCATGTGCGCTCGCGCCCGGTGCGGGTGCGCTGATCGCCGGGCGGGCGCTGCTCGGGGCCGCGGGGGCCGGGCTGGTGCCCGCCTCCCTGGCGCTGCTCATCCATCTGTATCCCGACCCCGCCCGCCGTACCCGCGCCATCGGCTCCTGGTCCGCGGTCGCCGGGCTCGGGGCCGCCGCCGGACCCGTGCTCGGCGGCGCGCTGGTCGAACTCGGCGGCTGGCGGCTGGTGTTCCTCGTCAACCCGCCCCTCGCCCTCGGCGCGCTGCTCCTCGCCCGCCGGCTGCCCGCGCCGCCCGTACGGGCCGCCCGCGCCCTGGACCGGCCGGGACTCGTGCTGTCCACCGCCGGACTGGGCCTGCTCACCTTCGGGCTGGTCGAGGCCGGGACCGAGGGCTGGGCAGCGGCCGTCGCCCTGCTGCCGCTCGCCGCCGCGCTCGCCTGCTTCGCCGCCGTGGCCGTCGTGGAGCGCCGGGCCATCGCCCCCGTGCTGCCGCCCGCGCTGCTCGCCCTGCCGCGGGTACGGTCCGCGATGGTCGCCGCCGCGGTGTCCTGCTTCGCCTACTTCGGCGGCATGTACCTGCTCGCCCTGTGGCTCCAGCGCACCTACGACCTGACCCCCCTGCGCGCCGGACTGGCCTCGCTGCCGCTGGCCTTCCCGGTGTGCGTGATGCCGTTCTTCACCGGGCGGCTCGTGGCCCGCCACGGCCCCCGCCCCGTCCTGCTGACCGGCATGACCGCCACCGTCGTCGCCGGTGTGCTGCTCGCCTGTGCGGTGGGCCGGCCGTCGCTGCCGCTGATCGTCACCGCCGAGCTGGCGCTCGCCGCGGCCGGCACGCTCTCCATTCCCGGTGCCGCCGCCGCGGTCGCCGTCGCGGCTCCGCCCGAGTACGCGGCGACCAGCCAGGGCGCGCTCAACGGCATCCGGCAGGCCGGGTCGGCGCTGGGGGTCGCGGTGCTGGGCACGTTGGGATCCCTCAGCGGGGCCGGGTATCTGCTGGTGGGGGTGGGGGCGGTCGCCGTGGTGCTGGTGGCCGGGGCCAGGGAACGATGA
- a CDS encoding rod shape-determining protein produces MTVSLEQLRRCHFAVDLGAARTRVYVKGAGLVVDQPSAAAINARTGALIAVGEFAEKMTGRTPSYIRVVRPISGGTVVDIEMAQRMLRQLLGDKMRRTLRRNLRLRAAACTPHDADPLAQRATIETLVGLGARRVELVDTLIAAAVGCGLPVERPEATMIMVCGAAATQVAVLSLGSIVTAERIPVGGEAVDHAIVQHLRHEHELMLPSQSVRPLQLALSGNGLTSQGPARTEIHGRDVATGLARSVQVDTAAVRDAIQTPLTAVLDGIGKVLRACPPDLVADLADRGIMMVGGSALLPGFDQMLREATGMPVHIAERPDICAAQGLGEMLEGRIEPLMLNPLAA; encoded by the coding sequence GTGACCGTCAGTCTGGAGCAGTTGCGTCGCTGCCACTTCGCCGTCGACCTGGGCGCGGCCCGCACCCGCGTCTACGTGAAGGGCGCCGGTCTCGTCGTCGACCAGCCCTCGGCCGCCGCCATAAACGCCCGTACCGGGGCGCTGATCGCCGTCGGCGAGTTCGCGGAGAAGATGACGGGCCGCACGCCGAGCTACATCAGGGTCGTACGGCCCATCTCCGGTGGCACGGTCGTCGACATCGAGATGGCCCAGCGCATGCTGCGCCAGCTGCTCGGCGACAAGATGCGCCGGACGCTGCGCCGCAACCTCCGGCTGCGCGCGGCGGCCTGCACCCCGCACGACGCCGACCCGCTGGCCCAGCGGGCGACCATCGAGACGCTGGTCGGGCTGGGGGCGCGCAGGGTCGAGCTGGTGGACACGCTGATCGCCGCCGCCGTGGGGTGCGGGCTGCCGGTCGAACGTCCCGAGGCCACCATGATCATGGTGTGCGGGGCGGCGGCCACCCAGGTCGCGGTCCTCTCCCTCGGTTCGATCGTCACCGCCGAGCGGATCCCGGTGGGCGGCGAGGCCGTGGACCACGCGATCGTGCAACACCTGCGGCACGAGCACGAGCTGATGCTGCCCAGCCAGTCGGTACGGCCGCTGCAACTGGCGCTGTCCGGCAACGGGCTGACCTCGCAGGGTCCGGCCCGGACCGAGATCCACGGGCGGGACGTGGCCACCGGGCTCGCGCGCAGCGTCCAGGTCGACACCGCGGCCGTACGGGACGCGATCCAGACCCCGCTGACCGCCGTCCTGGACGGCATCGGCAAGGTGCTGCGCGCCTGCCCGCCCGACCTGGTGGCCGACCTCGCCGACCGCGGGATCATGATGGTCGGCGGCTCGGCGCTGCTGCCCGGCTTCGACCAGATGCTCCGGGAGGCCACCGGGATGCCGGTGCACATCGCCGAGCGGCCCGACATCTGCGCCGCCCAGGGCCTCGGCGAGATGCTGGAGGGCCGGATCGAGCCGCTGATGCTGAACCCGCTGGCCGCCTGA
- a CDS encoding CU044_2847 family protein → MGRLVEFTTEDGIAVVVESVEGGTGARPVGRGDGPVAQASRTFEGALDGVRAAAQSALRVFRDGTLRPDSVELEFGVKLTAEAGAIIAKGAAEGQLVVRLGWSKQPAATAEPAAAASVPEPASGS, encoded by the coding sequence ATGGGCAGACTGGTGGAGTTCACCACGGAGGACGGCATCGCGGTCGTCGTCGAGAGCGTCGAGGGTGGCACCGGGGCCCGGCCCGTCGGCCGTGGTGACGGTCCGGTGGCGCAGGCGTCCCGCACCTTCGAAGGCGCCCTGGACGGTGTGCGCGCGGCGGCCCAGTCCGCGCTGCGGGTGTTCCGCGACGGCACTCTGCGGCCCGACTCGGTGGAGCTGGAGTTCGGCGTGAAGCTGACCGCGGAAGCCGGCGCGATCATCGCCAAGGGGGCGGCCGAGGGGCAGTTGGTGGTGCGGCTGGGGTGGTCGAAGCAGCCTGCGGCCACCGCCGAGCCGGCCGCGGCGGCGAGCGTTCCGGAGCCCGCGTCCGGCTCATGA
- a CDS encoding carboxyl transferase domain-containing protein: MPERRSAREILTLVTDPGSFTELPCPARQSKTDGPLAWEGYDASRARAAARTGEEESVVCGTARVDGTRAVLIVFEFGYLGGSLGERTGDRLEAAYGHARAHRLPVVPLVATGGSRMQEGMLALTQLQRVARQSALTQETGLPQIAVLRDPTTGGGWATLGAGADVVLALPGAQVGFAGSRVRPADADPAAYTAEAQVTAGAADAVVAPEALKGVLGTWLRLLTSPALEAPPPPALGRGDLPGTGWAAVQRARAPERPRAQAYLDAYFTHRVALSGDRCGGTDPDGMLCGFGERDGRTVAYAAQTGTATRPAGYRTAARLIRLADRLGIPVLTLVDTPGAANDAEAERQGAGPAIADAFGAVAAARVPLTTLLIGEGGSGGALALAAPGNTWATPDSYFSVIAPELAAAILKRPEEEVETTAEQLRIRPQDLVELGVIRGIVNPAQP, translated from the coding sequence ATGCCTGAGCGCCGCTCGGCGCGCGAGATCCTGACCCTGGTCACGGATCCCGGCAGCTTCACCGAACTCCCCTGTCCGGCACGGCAGTCGAAGACCGACGGCCCCCTCGCCTGGGAGGGCTACGACGCCTCACGCGCCCGCGCCGCCGCCCGCACCGGCGAGGAGGAGTCGGTCGTCTGCGGCACCGCCCGCGTCGACGGCACCCGAGCCGTGCTGATCGTCTTCGAGTTCGGCTACCTGGGCGGCTCACTGGGCGAACGCACCGGGGACCGGCTGGAGGCGGCGTACGGCCACGCCCGCGCACACCGGCTGCCGGTCGTGCCGTTGGTCGCGACCGGGGGCAGCCGGATGCAGGAGGGCATGCTCGCCCTCACCCAACTCCAGCGTGTGGCCCGTCAGTCGGCGCTCACCCAGGAGACCGGGCTGCCGCAGATCGCGGTCCTGCGGGACCCGACGACCGGCGGCGGCTGGGCCACCCTCGGCGCGGGCGCGGACGTCGTCCTGGCCCTGCCCGGCGCCCAGGTGGGCTTCGCCGGCTCCCGGGTACGCCCGGCGGACGCCGACCCGGCCGCGTACACGGCGGAGGCCCAGGTGACGGCCGGCGCGGCGGACGCGGTGGTGGCGCCGGAGGCGCTGAAGGGGGTACTGGGGACCTGGCTGCGGCTGCTCACCAGCCCCGCGTTGGAGGCGCCCCCGCCCCCGGCGCTGGGACGGGGAGACCTCCCCGGCACCGGCTGGGCCGCCGTCCAGCGCGCCCGCGCCCCCGAACGCCCCCGTGCGCAGGCCTACTTGGACGCCTACTTCACTCACCGGGTCGCTCTCAGCGGCGACCGGTGCGGCGGTACGGACCCCGACGGCATGCTCTGCGGCTTCGGCGAGCGGGACGGCCGTACCGTGGCCTACGCGGCGCAGACCGGGACGGCGACCCGACCCGCCGGGTACCGCACCGCCGCCCGCCTGATCCGGCTCGCGGACCGGCTCGGGATCCCCGTACTGACCCTGGTGGACACCCCGGGCGCCGCGAACGACGCGGAGGCCGAACGGCAGGGGGCGGGCCCGGCGATCGCGGACGCGTTCGGCGCGGTGGCCGCCGCCCGGGTCCCCCTCACCACCCTGCTCATCGGCGAGGGCGGCTCCGGCGGCGCCCTCGCCCTGGCCGCACCGGGCAACACCTGGGCCACACCGGACAGTTACTTCTCAGTGATCGCCCCGGAGCTCGCGGCGGCCATCCTCAAGCGCCCCGAGGAGGAGGTGGAGACGACCGCCGAGCAGTTGCGGATCCGGCCGCAGGATCTGGTGGAGCTGGGGGTGATCCGGGGGATCGTGAACCCCGCCCAGCCGTAG
- a CDS encoding acyl-CoA synthetase — MSSLFPALADGPGERSELGMPPGEVRGRVALRFGERSLTYGALAGAAGALAGRVRGAGRVAVWATPELETAVAVTGVLLAGAAAVPLNPRSGEKELAHIVSDSAPTLVLAAPGAELPAGLGHLTRIDVDASAAGTVPDTEVTDADPALIVYTSGTTGPPKGAVLSRRALATTLDALADAWQWTEDDVLVHGLPLFHVHGLVLGILGPLRRGGGVRHLGRFSTEGVARELAAGATMLFGVPTMYHRIAEALSDDPELAKALGRARLLVSGSAALPVHDHERIAAATGRRVIERYGMTETLMNTSVRADGEARAGTVGVPLPGVELRLVEEDGTPITAYDGESVGEIQVRGPNLFTEYLNRPDATAAAFTADGWFRTGDMAVREPDGYVRIVGRKATDLIKSGGYKIGAGEIENALLEHPGVREAAVTGEPDADLGERIVAWIVPADPETPPAAEELADHVARRLAPHKRPRVVRYLDALPRNDMGKIMKRALVADA; from the coding sequence GTGTCCTCCCTCTTTCCCGCCCTGGCGGACGGTCCGGGCGAGCGCAGCGAGCTGGGGATGCCCCCGGGCGAAGTCCGGGGGAGGGTCGCCCTGCGGTTCGGTGAGCGGTCTTTGACGTACGGCGCTCTCGCGGGGGCCGCCGGTGCGCTCGCCGGGCGGGTGCGCGGGGCCGGCCGGGTCGCCGTGTGGGCCACCCCGGAGCTGGAGACCGCCGTCGCCGTGACGGGCGTGCTGCTCGCCGGGGCGGCCGCCGTGCCGCTGAACCCGAGGTCGGGTGAGAAGGAGCTCGCGCACATCGTCTCCGACAGCGCGCCCACGCTGGTGCTGGCCGCGCCGGGTGCCGAACTCCCGGCCGGTCTCGGCCACTTGACCCGGATCGACGTGGACGCGTCCGCCGCCGGGACCGTCCCCGACACGGAGGTCACCGACGCGGACCCCGCCCTGATCGTCTACACCTCCGGCACCACCGGCCCGCCCAAGGGCGCCGTCCTGTCCCGCCGGGCCCTCGCGACCACGCTCGACGCCCTCGCCGACGCCTGGCAGTGGACCGAGGACGATGTGCTGGTGCACGGGCTGCCGCTGTTCCACGTCCACGGACTCGTCCTGGGCATCCTGGGCCCGCTGCGGCGCGGCGGTGGCGTCCGGCACCTGGGGCGGTTCAGCACCGAGGGGGTCGCCCGGGAGCTGGCCGCCGGCGCGACCATGCTGTTCGGCGTGCCGACGATGTACCACCGCATCGCCGAGGCCCTGTCCGACGACCCCGAGCTGGCCAAGGCGCTCGGCCGGGCCCGGCTGCTGGTGTCGGGCTCGGCCGCGCTGCCCGTGCACGACCACGAGCGGATCGCGGCGGCGACCGGGCGCCGGGTCATCGAGCGGTACGGCATGACCGAGACCCTGATGAACACCAGCGTCCGGGCCGACGGCGAGGCCAGGGCCGGCACCGTCGGCGTGCCGCTGCCCGGTGTCGAGCTGCGGCTCGTGGAGGAGGACGGAACGCCGATCACCGCATACGACGGGGAGAGCGTCGGCGAGATCCAGGTGCGCGGCCCGAACCTGTTCACCGAGTACCTGAACCGGCCCGACGCCACCGCCGCCGCCTTCACCGCCGACGGCTGGTTCCGGACCGGCGACATGGCGGTGCGCGAGCCCGACGGCTATGTGCGGATCGTCGGCCGCAAGGCCACGGACCTGATCAAGAGCGGCGGGTACAAGATCGGGGCCGGCGAGATCGAGAACGCGCTGCTGGAGCATCCGGGGGTGCGGGAGGCCGCCGTCACCGGCGAGCCGGACGCCGACCTGGGCGAGCGGATCGTGGCCTGGATCGTCCCGGCCGACCCCGAAACCCCGCCCGCCGCCGAGGAGTTGGCCGATCACGTGGCCCGCCGCCTGGCCCCGCACAAGCGCCCCCGCGTGGTCCGCTACCTGGACGCCCTCCCCCGCAACGACATGGGCAAGATCATGAAGCGCGCGCTGGTGGCCGATGCCTGA
- a CDS encoding ATP-grasp domain-containing protein: protein MPRIALATYDPGAEPHRDNDLPVLVRALLERGVEAEAQYWDDPWADWGGYDLVLIRSTWDYSWRAAEFADWVERVGRVTRLANPADVARWSMDKRYLGELAAAGVPTVPTSYIAPGEAAELPDGHEYVIKPTSGAGARFAARYTPGEHDIAVRQLARMHAEGFTAMVQPYVRGIDVSGERALQFFGGRLLHASRKGAVLAPGTPYDAEKVAHPDLTRWQPTADELAVAERALAAVPGAPELLYARVDLVDAEDGTPRLMELELVEPNLFLWLHPGSLEHVVKAVLVAAGEGVTG, encoded by the coding sequence GTGCCCCGCATCGCACTCGCCACCTACGACCCCGGGGCCGAGCCGCACCGGGACAACGATCTGCCGGTGCTGGTGCGGGCGCTGCTGGAGCGCGGGGTCGAGGCCGAGGCCCAGTACTGGGACGACCCGTGGGCCGACTGGGGCGGGTACGACCTGGTCCTCATACGGTCCACCTGGGACTACAGCTGGCGGGCCGCCGAGTTCGCGGACTGGGTGGAGCGGGTCGGGCGGGTGACCCGGCTCGCCAATCCGGCGGACGTGGCCCGGTGGAGCATGGACAAGCGGTATCTGGGAGAGCTGGCGGCGGCCGGTGTGCCCACCGTGCCCACGTCGTACATAGCGCCCGGTGAGGCCGCCGAGCTGCCCGACGGGCACGAGTACGTGATCAAGCCGACCTCGGGCGCGGGGGCGCGGTTCGCCGCCCGGTACACGCCCGGCGAGCACGACATCGCCGTACGGCAGCTCGCGCGGATGCACGCCGAGGGTTTCACGGCGATGGTGCAGCCGTACGTCCGGGGCATCGATGTCAGCGGGGAACGGGCGCTGCAGTTCTTCGGCGGCCGGCTGCTGCACGCCAGCCGCAAGGGCGCCGTCCTCGCGCCGGGCACGCCGTACGACGCGGAGAAGGTGGCCCATCCCGACCTGACGCGCTGGCAGCCGACGGCGGACGAACTCGCCGTCGCCGAACGGGCGTTGGCGGCCGTTCCCGGCGCGCCCGAGCTGCTGTACGCGCGCGTGGACCTCGTGGACGCAGAGGACGGGACGCCCCGGCTGATGGAGCTGGAACTGGTGGAGCCGAATCTGTTCCTGTGGCTGCATCCCGGGTCGCTGGAGCACGTGGTGAAGGCGGTCCTGGTGGCTGCCGGCGAAGGCGTCACCGGCTGA